In the genome of Elusimicrobiales bacterium, the window CGCTCAAGTTCGGCATTTCCGTGGGAATAGGGCTTTTCATCTCGTTTATAGGGCTTAAGGAGGCGGGAATAATAGCCGCCTCGCCCGGCACACTGGTGCAGCTGGGGCCGGTAACGGAAGCTCCGGTTGCAATCGCGCTGGCCGGCTTCGGGGTTACGGCGCTGCTGTTTGTGCGCGGCGCGCGCGGCGCGATACTCTGGGGAATAACCGCCTGCGCCGCGCTGGCCTGGGCCCTTGGCGTCATAAAGATAGGCGGCGTATTCAGCGCGCCGCCTTCAATGTCGCCCACTTTCATGAAGCTGGATGTTAGCGGGCTGCTGAACTGGCATTCGCTGTCCATCGTGCTGGTCTTCCTGTTTATGACGGTGTTTGACACGGTTGGGACGCTGGTCGGCGTGGGAATGCAGGCAGGGCTTATGAAGAACGGCAGGCTGGCCCGCGCCAACCGCGCCATGATATCCGACGCGGTGGCCACCTCTGTCGGGGCCTGCCTGGGCACCTCCACGGTGTCCAGCTATATAGAAAGCGCGACGGGCGTCGCCCAGGGCGGGCGCACCGGGCTTACGGCGGTGGCCGTGGGGATTTTATTCCTGCTGGCGCTGTTTTTCTCGCCGCTGGCGGCGGCGGTGGGGACGGGGGTCAAATTAAGCGGCGGGCAGCTTGTGCATCCCGTAACCGCGCCCGCGCTGATAATGGTGGGCGCGCTTATGATGCGCGCCGCGCGCAAAATCAACTGGGACGACATGGCCGATTCACTGCCCGCCTTCCTGATAATAATACTCATCCCCTTCACCTTTAACATAGCAGACGGCATCGCCGCCGGTTTTATCGCATTCCCGCTGGTCAAGACCGCGCAGGGCCGCCGGGCGGAGGCGACGCCGCTTATGTGGTCGCTCTGCGTCCTTTTCATCCTGCGCTACATTTTCCTCAGGTGAAGCCGAGTCTTTGCCGGCCACTGCCCAATCACAATTTCCGGGGTAAGTTTCAGAATAAATTTTGTAGACTGGCGGTATGCTCTGGCACAGGTTCCGGCTTTTCTGGGACAGATACTGGCTTTGGATAGCCATAATCACGCTGCTTGCCGTTTCGGTGGCGGTGCCGGTGGCCTATCTGCGCGGGCTTGAGGAAAACACATACAAATACATAATCGCGCTGAACATGGCCTCGCTTCCGGCGGGGGTGCTGCAGACTCTGATTTTCGTGGGATTCCTGTACCTGCTGCAATTCGGCGGCGGGTTCGCGCGTTTCAAAAAAATGCGCGTGCGCACCGGGGCGATACAGGTCAAGTTCACCGATGTCATCGGCCTGGGCCAGGCCAAGCGCGAGGCCTGGGAGGTGGTGCAGCTTATACGCGACAGGCGCCGCGTTACCACCATCGGCGGCAAGATACTGCGCGGCGTGCTGATGGTGGGGCCGCCGGGCTGCGGCAAGACGCTGCTGGCCAAGGCCATCGCGGCGGAGGCGGGGGTGCCGTTTCTGGCCGTCTCCGGCGCGGAGTTCACCGAGATTTTCATAGGCGTGGGCGCCTCCCGCGTGCGCAAGCTGTTCCGCCAGGCCAGAAGCTACGCGCGGGCTTACGGCTCCTGCATAATTTTCATAGACGAGATTGAGGTCATAGGCCGGCAGAGAATTCTGCACGACGCTTTCGGCGGCGGGGCGGAAACCAACAGCACCCAGAACCAATTGCTGATAGAGCTTGACGGCCTTGAAGACAGCGACGCCAACGTGGTGGTAATCGGCGCCACCAATGCCGGCGAGAAGACTCTGGACGAGGCGCTGCTGCGCCCCGGCAGGTTTGACCGCAAAATCCACGTAGGCCGTCCCAATCTGGAGGAGCGCGAGCATATTTTCCGCTATTATCTGGGCAAAATAAAATGCGACCCGCAGCTGGACGTGGCCCGGCTGGCGCGCAAGACCGTCCGCAAAACCCCGGCTGAGGTGGAAAATATCGTAAAAGAGGCGGCGCTTATAACCGCCCGCTCCCGCCGGGACGCCGTAACCATGCGCGAGCTGACCGAAGCCATAGAGCGCATAGAGCTGGGCGTGGAGCATAAGCTCAACCTCACCCCGCGCGAGAAGGAGATGACCGCCTGGCACGAGGCCGGCCATGTGCTTGCGCTTTACCTGACCCATCCGACCAGCGACGTGTTCAAGGTTTCCATACGCCAGCGCGGCGGAGCGCTGGGGGTGGTGCATTCCGTCCCCAGAGAGGAGCTTTACGCCGCCGACAGGGAGACTTTGCTGGCGCATATCCGCTTCGCCCTGGGCGGCTACGCGGCGGAGCGCAAGCGCTACGGCCTTTCCACCGACGGCGTCAGCGCGGATTTCGCCGATGTCATGCGCGTCGCTCACGATATGGTCTGGCGGCTGGGCATGGGCAGTTCCGGCCTGGCGGGCGACTACACCGCAATTCCCGAAAACCAGCTTTCCGAAACCTTCAAGCAGCAGCTTAACGAGGACACCCGCAAACTCATCGCCGAGCAGCTGGCCTCCGTGGAAAAGCTCTTAAACGACCAATGGCCCATAGCCCAGGCCCTTGTGGCCGAGCTGCTGGCGAAAGAAGAGATGGATTACGACGAGGTGTCCGAGATTTTCTCCCGTTTCGGCAAGCCGCCGCGCCTGTCGCCCGCGGCGCCGCCGCCCGCCGCGCCGGAGGCCGCGCGATGAGGCGGTTTCGCGCCGCAGCCGGGCGGAATTTACGGACCGGCTTGCCGCTGCCCGCGCTGGCGGCCGCCTTCTGCTGCGCGCTGGCGCTGTCCGGCTGCGGCAAGGGCGGCGCGGCATACGAGGCGGCAAAAATATTTGCCGCCAACAGCGCAAAAAAAATCACTTTTGAGGATGCCCGCGGGGCCTTCGCCAAAGGCCGGGTCAATGCCATAACTTCCCTTGACAGGCACTGCCGCATAGCCGGCGCGGCGCAGAAGCGGCTTGTGGCCGCCGCGCCGCAGACGCGCGTCATGGGCGTTGGGCTACGCATAGCCGCAAGGGGCAAATTTTTCGAGATAACCCAGGTGATGCGGGGCTCCTCCGCCGAAAAAGCCGGCCTGGCCGAGGGCGACAGGCTGCTGGCCGTCAACGGCATGCCGGTTGCCGGCCTGCCCGCCGCCAGAGTGCGCGAGATGACGTCCGCATCTTCCGGCGGGGATGTGGACCTGGCGGTGTCCCGCGTTCTTGGCGGGCTGGAGCGGCGGCTGCAATTTTCCGTGCGGCGGGAGATAGTGGAGGTTCCCATAGCCACATCCGCCATATACCAGCAGTGGGCGGGATATTTGCGGATGACGTCGTTCGCGCTGGGATCGGCGGCGCAGGCCCGGCGCGAAATGGCGGATTTGCATGCGGCGGGGATACAGGCCGTCCTGCTGGATTTGCGCTTCAACAAAGGCGGCCTGCCGGCGGAGGCCGCGGATTTTCTGAGGCTTTTCACGGGCGGCAAAAAAACGCTTTTCCGCGAGATTTCCGACAAGGCCGCCTACAGGCAGTCATACGAGGCGGGCCCCGACGCGCAGTTCGGGGATGTGCTTGTGATGGTGCTGGTCAACGGCAAAACCGCCGGCTGCGCGGAGATAGCGGCCCAGTCGCTGCGCGAAAACACCGGCGCGCTTGTGGCCGGCTCCAGAACCGCCGGCGAGGGCGGGACGCAGCGCATGTTTAACCTGCCAGACGACAAGGGGTTGTGGATGACGGTGTCCTACCTTGTGCCGCCCTCCGGCAGGGCCATAGAGGAGGCGGGCATTATTCCGGACATGACGATAACCGCAAGCGCCGGGGACGAGGCCCGCATAGAGCAGGGCTGGAGCGAAACGAAGTATCCCGTCCTCAACGACCCGTATTTCAGGGAGGCGGTGAAAACCCTCGCCGCCAAGGCTCAACAACAGGGCCTGAAAATGGTAAAATAGTTCTCACATGACCGCAGTTGAAAAACAATTCCTCTCAACCGCGCTTGCAGGCGCGCTGCATGACATGGAGCGCAAACGCGCAGGGAAACCCCATTTGCGCGAGCAGGCGCGCTGCGTTTTCTGCGGCCAGCCGATAACGGCGGACAGGTTTTATGTCATCCGCGACGGCGGCGGCTACGCCGCAGGCTGCCTGCACTGCGGCGCGCTGCGCGAATCTTTTCCCAGCGTGAACCCGTTCATGTTCTCCAATCTCGCGCGCAGCAGAACCAACTGAACCAGAGTCTAAATGTCCGGCGAAGATTATTACAACCTGCTTGGCGTGCCGCGCAACGCGGACCCGGAAGAGATAAAAGCCGCCTACCGCAGGCTGGCGCTTAAATACCATCCCGACCGCAACCCCGGCAACCGCGATGCGGAAGAGCATTTCAAGCAGATAAACTCCGCCTACGAGGTCCTCTCGGACGGGGATAAGCGCGCCTCCTACGACCGTTTCGGCCATTCCGGCCCCGGCATGGGGGCGGATGCCGGCTTTGACGGTTTTTCCGGCGTGGACGTGAACGAGGTTTTCAGCAGCGTCTTTGAGAATATGTTCGCCGGCGCGGCGGGCGGCGGCTCGCGCAGAAGCCGCGCGCGCAGGGGCGCGGACCTGCGCCATGCCGTGGAAATAAGCCTGGAAGAGGCCGCCTCCGGCGTAAATCTGCCGCTTGAATACGAACGGGCCGAGTTTTGCCGCGCCTGTTCCGGCACCGGCGCAAAGCCGGGCCATCCGCTTAAAAAATGCCGGGCCTGCGGCGGCGCGGGGCGCATTCAGTTCGCGCAGGGCTTTTTCTCGCTTTCGCAGACCTGCCCGGAATGCGGCGGCGCGGGCGAGGTGATAACCAAACCCTGTCCCGATTGCGGCGGCGCGGGCCGCGTCCGGGCTAAGGCTTCGCTCACAATCAAAATCCCGCCGGGCATCGCCTCCGGCAACGTGCTGCGCGCCGCGCGCGGCGGCGACGCGGGCGACCGGGGCTCCGAAAACGGGGACCTCTACGTGGAAACGCATGTCAAAGAGCATCCCCGCTATCAGCGCGAGGGGAACGACCTGATTTACAAGCGCACCATCGCGTTCCCGCAGGCCGCGCTGGGCTGCGCCATGGAGGCGCCGCTTCTGGGCGGCGGGAAGGCGGAGGTTAAAATCCCCGCCGGGACGCAGCACGGCGCGACTATCCGGCTGCGCGGCATGGGCATGCCCCATCTGGGCGGCGGCGACCGCCGCGGCGACCTGCTGGTGCGCGTGGCGGTTGAGATTCCCCGGCAGCTGGGCGCGCGCGAGCGCGAACTGCTGGAGGAGCTTGCCAAAGTCATGCAGGCCGAAGAGGAAACCGGAAACGGGGGCGGATTTTTCAAAAAGGTTTTCGGAGGCTGATGTGAGCGGCCAGTATTATGTCCCGCCGGAGAACATAACCGCCGGCGGGTTTTTCGTTTCCGGCGGGCGGGCGCGGCATATCGCCGGCTCCATGCGGCTGAGAAAAGGCGACGAAATCACTATTTTTGACGGGACCGGAAATCAATGGCGGGCCAGGCTTTCCGCCGCCAACGCGGAAGAGGCGCGCGGCGATATTATGGAGAAGCTGCCCCCGCGCTCCCCATCGTGCCGGATAACCGTCTGCTTTGCGCCGGTGTCGCGCCAGTCAACGGAGCTGATGCTGGATTTGTGCGCGCAACTGGGCTGCTCGGCATTCGCGCCGGCGATAACCGCGCGCACGCAGTTTGACATAACCTCCCGCTGGGCGGAAAAATCCGTCCGCTGGCGCGAGGTGCTTATACAAAGCTGCTGCCAGTGCGGCGTGCCGCAAATACCGGAACTGCTGGCCCCGCGCCCGTTTTCCGCCGCCGTGAAAGATTTTGCAGGCGGCGTTGCGGCCATAGCCAGCCCGGGGGCCGGCCTTTCGCTGGCGGAGTTCTGCCGCAGCCGCGCCCCGCTTTCCGAAATAGCCGTTTTTATCGGCCCCGAAGGCGATTTCACGCCGCAGGAGTTGGAGCTGGCGCGCAGCGCAGGCATAACGCCGGCGGGGCTGGGTCCCTATATAATGCGCGCCGAAACCGCCTGCGCCGCCGCCTGCGCGCAAATCCTTCAATAGCCTGATGAAAATATAT includes:
- a CDS encoding NCS2 family permease — its product is MCRIADYFSLEENGTSVRTELSAGLATFLTMSYILFVQPQALAAAGMDGGAVFTATCLSSALACIVMGFAANYPIAQAPLMGENFFFAYAVVLGMGISWQKALGLVFVSGLAFMLLNVTRAREYLLNAIPDSLKFGISVGIGLFISFIGLKEAGIIAASPGTLVQLGPVTEAPVAIALAGFGVTALLFVRGARGAILWGITACAALAWALGVIKIGGVFSAPPSMSPTFMKLDVSGLLNWHSLSIVLVFLFMTVFDTVGTLVGVGMQAGLMKNGRLARANRAMISDAVATSVGACLGTSTVSSYIESATGVAQGGRTGLTAVAVGILFLLALFFSPLAAAVGTGVKLSGGQLVHPVTAPALIMVGALMMRAARKINWDDMADSLPAFLIIILIPFTFNIADGIAAGFIAFPLVKTAQGRRAEATPLMWSLCVLFILRYIFLR
- a CDS encoding AAA family ATPase — its product is MLWHRFRLFWDRYWLWIAIITLLAVSVAVPVAYLRGLEENTYKYIIALNMASLPAGVLQTLIFVGFLYLLQFGGGFARFKKMRVRTGAIQVKFTDVIGLGQAKREAWEVVQLIRDRRRVTTIGGKILRGVLMVGPPGCGKTLLAKAIAAEAGVPFLAVSGAEFTEIFIGVGASRVRKLFRQARSYARAYGSCIIFIDEIEVIGRQRILHDAFGGGAETNSTQNQLLIELDGLEDSDANVVVIGATNAGEKTLDEALLRPGRFDRKIHVGRPNLEEREHIFRYYLGKIKCDPQLDVARLARKTVRKTPAEVENIVKEAALITARSRRDAVTMRELTEAIERIELGVEHKLNLTPREKEMTAWHEAGHVLALYLTHPTSDVFKVSIRQRGGALGVVHSVPREELYAADRETLLAHIRFALGGYAAERKRYGLSTDGVSADFADVMRVAHDMVWRLGMGSSGLAGDYTAIPENQLSETFKQQLNEDTRKLIAEQLASVEKLLNDQWPIAQALVAELLAKEEMDYDEVSEIFSRFGKPPRLSPAAPPPAAPEAAR
- a CDS encoding S41 family peptidase, translated to MRRFRAAAGRNLRTGLPLPALAAAFCCALALSGCGKGGAAYEAAKIFAANSAKKITFEDARGAFAKGRVNAITSLDRHCRIAGAAQKRLVAAAPQTRVMGVGLRIAARGKFFEITQVMRGSSAEKAGLAEGDRLLAVNGMPVAGLPAARVREMTSASSGGDVDLAVSRVLGGLERRLQFSVRREIVEVPIATSAIYQQWAGYLRMTSFALGSAAQARREMADLHAAGIQAVLLDLRFNKGGLPAEAADFLRLFTGGKKTLFREISDKAAYRQSYEAGPDAQFGDVLVMVLVNGKTAGCAEIAAQSLRENTGALVAGSRTAGEGGTQRMFNLPDDKGLWMTVSYLVPPSGRAIEEAGIIPDMTITASAGDEARIEQGWSETKYPVLNDPYFREAVKTLAAKAQQQGLKMVK
- the dnaJ gene encoding molecular chaperone DnaJ, with the translated sequence MSGEDYYNLLGVPRNADPEEIKAAYRRLALKYHPDRNPGNRDAEEHFKQINSAYEVLSDGDKRASYDRFGHSGPGMGADAGFDGFSGVDVNEVFSSVFENMFAGAAGGGSRRSRARRGADLRHAVEISLEEAASGVNLPLEYERAEFCRACSGTGAKPGHPLKKCRACGGAGRIQFAQGFFSLSQTCPECGGAGEVITKPCPDCGGAGRVRAKASLTIKIPPGIASGNVLRAARGGDAGDRGSENGDLYVETHVKEHPRYQREGNDLIYKRTIAFPQAALGCAMEAPLLGGGKAEVKIPAGTQHGATIRLRGMGMPHLGGGDRRGDLLVRVAVEIPRQLGARERELLEELAKVMQAEEETGNGGGFFKKVFGG
- a CDS encoding RsmE family RNA methyltransferase, coding for MSGQYYVPPENITAGGFFVSGGRARHIAGSMRLRKGDEITIFDGTGNQWRARLSAANAEEARGDIMEKLPPRSPSCRITVCFAPVSRQSTELMLDLCAQLGCSAFAPAITARTQFDITSRWAEKSVRWREVLIQSCCQCGVPQIPELLAPRPFSAAVKDFAGGVAAIASPGAGLSLAEFCRSRAPLSEIAVFIGPEGDFTPQELELARSAGITPAGLGPYIMRAETACAAACAQILQ